One genomic window of Cygnus olor isolate bCygOlo1 chromosome 3, bCygOlo1.pri.v2, whole genome shotgun sequence includes the following:
- the TIAM2 gene encoding T-lymphoma invasion and metastasis-inducing protein 2 isoform X6: MEGQKDNQDPPPRPLARHLSDAERLRKVIQELMDTEKSYVKDLSCLFELYLEPLQNETFLTQDEMESLFGSLPEMLDFQKVFLETLEDGISSSSDFNTLETPSQFRKLLFSLGGSFLYYADHFKLYSGFCANHIKVQKVLERAKTDSAFKAFLDARNPTKQHSSTLESYLIKPVQRVLKYPLLLKELVSLTDNESEEHYHLTEALKAMEKVASHINEMQKIYEDYGTVFDQLVADQSGTEKEVTELSMGELLMHSTVSWLNPFPSLGKARKDLELTVFVFKRAVILVYKENYKLKKKMPTNVRAGHTYGDLDPFKFRWLIPLSALQVRLGNTAGTENSCIWELIHTKSELEGRPETIFQLCSSDSENKTNIVKVIRSILRENFRRHIKCDLPLEKTCKDRLVPLKNRVPATAKLASTRSLKVLKSSPSSEWNGEQGKGTFQDSDESSLSSSTQSSSCHTTESIQEPKNSSPEKHVQSCASDFSNALVKESDILSDDDDDDYQSLKKGSPTKDIEIQFQQLKISEEPSTDSEQDQAAEKEEGDRFKTGDHPKLVRGHFCPVKRKVNSTKRNRGTLTAMQERHQSLDSHSDAANLDLNSILEREFSVQSLTSVVNEDCFYEAVERHGKS; encoded by the exons ATGGAAGGACAGAAGGATAACCAGGATCCACCTCCACGACCACTGGCTCGCCACCTTTCTGATGCAGAGAGATTGAGGAAAGTCATCCAGGAACTTATGGACACTGAGAAATCCTATGTCAAG GACTTAAGCTGCCTCTTTGAGCTATACCTGGAGCCTCTTCAAAATGAAACCTTCCTTACCCAAGACGAG ATGGAGTCGTTGTTTGGCAGCCTGCCAGAAATGCTGGATTTTCAGAAGGTGTTTCTGGAGACCCTGGAAGATGGAATATCTTCTTCCTCAGATTTTAATACACTGGAAACACCATCCCAGTTCCGG AAATTGCTGTTTTCCCTTGGAGGATCCTTTCTGTATTATGCTGACCACTTTAAACTGTACAGTGGCTTCTGTGCCAACCACATCAAAGTTCAGAAAGTTCTCGAGAGAG cCAAAACAGATAGTGCCTTTAAGGCCTTTCTGGATGCTCGCAATCCCACAAAGCAACACTCTTCTACACTGGAGTCATATCTCATAAAGCCTGTTCAGAGAGTGCTGAAATAccctctgcttttaaaagagcTGGTGTCTCTGACCGACAACGAGAGTGAGGAGCACTATCATTTGACAG AAGCACTGAAGGCAATGGAAAAAGTAGCAAGTCACATCAATGAGATGCAGAAGATTTATGAAGATTATGGCACTGTATTTGATCAACTGGTTGCAGATCAAAGTGGAACAGAGAAGGAG GTGACCGAGCTTTCCATGGGAGAACTTCTGATGCACTCTACAGTTTCCTGGCTGAATCCTTTTCCATCGTTGggcaaagcaagaaaagacCTTGAACTTACAGTGTTTG tctttAAGAGGGCTGTAATACTGGTGTATAAGGAGAACtacaaactgaaaaagaaaatg cCTACCAATGTTCGTGCTGGACATACGTATGGTGACTTGGATCCATTTAAGTTCCGCTGGCTGATTCCTTTATCTGCTCTTCAAGTCCGACTGGGTAACACAGCAG GAACAGAGAACAGCTGTATCTGGGAACTGATTCACACAAAGTCAGAGCTAGAAGGCAGGccagaaacaatttttcagctgtgcagCAG TGACTCTGAGAACAAGACTAACATCGTGAAGGTGATCCGTTCTATTTTGCGGGAGAATTTCAGACGCCACATAAAGTGTGATCTACCTCTGGAGAAAACCTGTAAAGATCGCCTTGTCCCACTCAAGAACCGTGTGCCTGCAACAGCTAAACTGG cttccACAAGGTCTCTGAAGGTACTGAAGAGTTCACCCAGCAGTGAGTGGAACGGTGAGCAGGGGAAAGGCACCTTCCAGGATTCTGATGAGTCcagcctgagcagcagcactcagagcagcagctgccacacCACAGAGAGCATACAGGAGCCCAAAAACTCATCTCCTGAGAAGCATGTACAGAGCTGTGCCTCCGACTTTTCTAATGCTCTTGTCAAGGAATCTGATATTCTCAGTGATGATGACGATGACGACTATCAGAGCCTAAAGAAGGGCAGCCCTACTAAAGACATTGAAATACAGTTCCAGCAGCTGAAGATTTCAGAGGAACCTAGTACTGACTCTGAACAAGATCAAGCTgctgaaaaggaggaaggagatcGTTTCAAGACAGGAGACCATCCAAAGCTGGTGCGTGGCCACTTCTGCCCAGTGAAGCGAAAAGTAAACAGCACAAAGCGTAACAGAGGAACTTTGACAGCAATGCAAGAACGTCACCAATCCCTTGACAGTCACTCTGATGCTGCAAACTTGGATCTGAACTCTATTTTAGAAAGGGAATTTAGTGTCCAGAGTTTAACCTCTGTAGTTAATGAGGACTGTTTTTATGAAGCTGTGGAGAGGCATGGAAAATCCTAg
- the TIAM2 gene encoding T-lymphoma invasion and metastasis-inducing protein 2 isoform X4 yields the protein MGFALCFPTTCADPQAGDFSNVPDVTSSLKKSSTDGTLDQVPHREKTDTPFRSAEQISALCRNFQEVQASSMEGQKDNQDPPPRPLARHLSDAERLRKVIQELMDTEKSYVKDLSCLFELYLEPLQNETFLTQDEMESLFGSLPEMLDFQKVFLETLEDGISSSSDFNTLETPSQFRKLLFSLGGSFLYYADHFKLYSGFCANHIKVQKVLERAKTDSAFKAFLDARNPTKQHSSTLESYLIKPVQRVLKYPLLLKELVSLTDNESEEHYHLTEALKAMEKVASHINEMQKIYEDYGTVFDQLVADQSGTEKEVTELSMGELLMHSTVSWLNPFPSLGKARKDLELTVFVFKRAVILVYKENYKLKKKMPTNVRAGHTYGDLDPFKFRWLIPLSALQVRLGNTAGTENSCIWELIHTKSELEGRPETIFQLCSSDSENKTNIVKVIRSILRENFRRHIKCDLPLEKTCKDRLVPLKNRVPATAKLASTRSLKVLKSSPSSEWNGEQGKGTFQDSDESSLSSSTQSSSCHTTESIQEPKNSSPEKHVQSCASDFSNALVKESDILSDDDDDDYQSLKKGSPTKDIEIQFQQLKISEEPSTDSEQDQAAEKEEGDRFKTGDHPKLVRGHFCPVKRKVNSTKRNRGTLTAMQERHQSLDSHSDAANLDLNSILEREFSVQSLTSVVNEDCFYEAVERHGKS from the exons AGTGCAGAACAGATCAGCGCATTGTGCCGAAACTTCCAAGAAGTCCAGGCGAGCAGTATGGAAGGACAGAAGGATAACCAGGATCCACCTCCACGACCACTGGCTCGCCACCTTTCTGATGCAGAGAGATTGAGGAAAGTCATCCAGGAACTTATGGACACTGAGAAATCCTATGTCAAG GACTTAAGCTGCCTCTTTGAGCTATACCTGGAGCCTCTTCAAAATGAAACCTTCCTTACCCAAGACGAG ATGGAGTCGTTGTTTGGCAGCCTGCCAGAAATGCTGGATTTTCAGAAGGTGTTTCTGGAGACCCTGGAAGATGGAATATCTTCTTCCTCAGATTTTAATACACTGGAAACACCATCCCAGTTCCGG AAATTGCTGTTTTCCCTTGGAGGATCCTTTCTGTATTATGCTGACCACTTTAAACTGTACAGTGGCTTCTGTGCCAACCACATCAAAGTTCAGAAAGTTCTCGAGAGAG cCAAAACAGATAGTGCCTTTAAGGCCTTTCTGGATGCTCGCAATCCCACAAAGCAACACTCTTCTACACTGGAGTCATATCTCATAAAGCCTGTTCAGAGAGTGCTGAAATAccctctgcttttaaaagagcTGGTGTCTCTGACCGACAACGAGAGTGAGGAGCACTATCATTTGACAG AAGCACTGAAGGCAATGGAAAAAGTAGCAAGTCACATCAATGAGATGCAGAAGATTTATGAAGATTATGGCACTGTATTTGATCAACTGGTTGCAGATCAAAGTGGAACAGAGAAGGAG GTGACCGAGCTTTCCATGGGAGAACTTCTGATGCACTCTACAGTTTCCTGGCTGAATCCTTTTCCATCGTTGggcaaagcaagaaaagacCTTGAACTTACAGTGTTTG tctttAAGAGGGCTGTAATACTGGTGTATAAGGAGAACtacaaactgaaaaagaaaatg cCTACCAATGTTCGTGCTGGACATACGTATGGTGACTTGGATCCATTTAAGTTCCGCTGGCTGATTCCTTTATCTGCTCTTCAAGTCCGACTGGGTAACACAGCAG GAACAGAGAACAGCTGTATCTGGGAACTGATTCACACAAAGTCAGAGCTAGAAGGCAGGccagaaacaatttttcagctgtgcagCAG TGACTCTGAGAACAAGACTAACATCGTGAAGGTGATCCGTTCTATTTTGCGGGAGAATTTCAGACGCCACATAAAGTGTGATCTACCTCTGGAGAAAACCTGTAAAGATCGCCTTGTCCCACTCAAGAACCGTGTGCCTGCAACAGCTAAACTGG cttccACAAGGTCTCTGAAGGTACTGAAGAGTTCACCCAGCAGTGAGTGGAACGGTGAGCAGGGGAAAGGCACCTTCCAGGATTCTGATGAGTCcagcctgagcagcagcactcagagcagcagctgccacacCACAGAGAGCATACAGGAGCCCAAAAACTCATCTCCTGAGAAGCATGTACAGAGCTGTGCCTCCGACTTTTCTAATGCTCTTGTCAAGGAATCTGATATTCTCAGTGATGATGACGATGACGACTATCAGAGCCTAAAGAAGGGCAGCCCTACTAAAGACATTGAAATACAGTTCCAGCAGCTGAAGATTTCAGAGGAACCTAGTACTGACTCTGAACAAGATCAAGCTgctgaaaaggaggaaggagatcGTTTCAAGACAGGAGACCATCCAAAGCTGGTGCGTGGCCACTTCTGCCCAGTGAAGCGAAAAGTAAACAGCACAAAGCGTAACAGAGGAACTTTGACAGCAATGCAAGAACGTCACCAATCCCTTGACAGTCACTCTGATGCTGCAAACTTGGATCTGAACTCTATTTTAGAAAGGGAATTTAGTGTCCAGAGTTTAACCTCTGTAGTTAATGAGGACTGTTTTTATGAAGCTGTGGAGAGGCATGGAAAATCCTAg
- the TIAM2 gene encoding T-lymphoma invasion and metastasis-inducing protein 2 isoform X5 translates to MPAFRRSKTRAKSLALARKTQQQAAAAYGSLHRMFSMSAEQISALCRNFQEVQASSMEGQKDNQDPPPRPLARHLSDAERLRKVIQELMDTEKSYVKDLSCLFELYLEPLQNETFLTQDEMESLFGSLPEMLDFQKVFLETLEDGISSSSDFNTLETPSQFRKLLFSLGGSFLYYADHFKLYSGFCANHIKVQKVLERAKTDSAFKAFLDARNPTKQHSSTLESYLIKPVQRVLKYPLLLKELVSLTDNESEEHYHLTEALKAMEKVASHINEMQKIYEDYGTVFDQLVADQSGTEKEVTELSMGELLMHSTVSWLNPFPSLGKARKDLELTVFVFKRAVILVYKENYKLKKKMPTNVRAGHTYGDLDPFKFRWLIPLSALQVRLGNTAGTENSCIWELIHTKSELEGRPETIFQLCSSDSENKTNIVKVIRSILRENFRRHIKCDLPLEKTCKDRLVPLKNRVPATAKLASTRSLKVLKSSPSSEWNGEQGKGTFQDSDESSLSSSTQSSSCHTTESIQEPKNSSPEKHVQSCASDFSNALVKESDILSDDDDDDYQSLKKGSPTKDIEIQFQQLKISEEPSTDSEQDQAAEKEEGDRFKTGDHPKLVRGHFCPVKRKVNSTKRNRGTLTAMQERHQSLDSHSDAANLDLNSILEREFSVQSLTSVVNEDCFYEAVERHGKS, encoded by the exons ATGCCCGCCTTCAGGAGGAGTAAAACCAGAGCGAAGAGTTTAGCGTTGGCTCGCAaaacccagcagcaggcagcagcagcttacGGCTCCCTGCACAGGATGTTTTCTATG AGTGCAGAACAGATCAGCGCATTGTGCCGAAACTTCCAAGAAGTCCAGGCGAGCAGTATGGAAGGACAGAAGGATAACCAGGATCCACCTCCACGACCACTGGCTCGCCACCTTTCTGATGCAGAGAGATTGAGGAAAGTCATCCAGGAACTTATGGACACTGAGAAATCCTATGTCAAG GACTTAAGCTGCCTCTTTGAGCTATACCTGGAGCCTCTTCAAAATGAAACCTTCCTTACCCAAGACGAG ATGGAGTCGTTGTTTGGCAGCCTGCCAGAAATGCTGGATTTTCAGAAGGTGTTTCTGGAGACCCTGGAAGATGGAATATCTTCTTCCTCAGATTTTAATACACTGGAAACACCATCCCAGTTCCGG AAATTGCTGTTTTCCCTTGGAGGATCCTTTCTGTATTATGCTGACCACTTTAAACTGTACAGTGGCTTCTGTGCCAACCACATCAAAGTTCAGAAAGTTCTCGAGAGAG cCAAAACAGATAGTGCCTTTAAGGCCTTTCTGGATGCTCGCAATCCCACAAAGCAACACTCTTCTACACTGGAGTCATATCTCATAAAGCCTGTTCAGAGAGTGCTGAAATAccctctgcttttaaaagagcTGGTGTCTCTGACCGACAACGAGAGTGAGGAGCACTATCATTTGACAG AAGCACTGAAGGCAATGGAAAAAGTAGCAAGTCACATCAATGAGATGCAGAAGATTTATGAAGATTATGGCACTGTATTTGATCAACTGGTTGCAGATCAAAGTGGAACAGAGAAGGAG GTGACCGAGCTTTCCATGGGAGAACTTCTGATGCACTCTACAGTTTCCTGGCTGAATCCTTTTCCATCGTTGggcaaagcaagaaaagacCTTGAACTTACAGTGTTTG tctttAAGAGGGCTGTAATACTGGTGTATAAGGAGAACtacaaactgaaaaagaaaatg cCTACCAATGTTCGTGCTGGACATACGTATGGTGACTTGGATCCATTTAAGTTCCGCTGGCTGATTCCTTTATCTGCTCTTCAAGTCCGACTGGGTAACACAGCAG GAACAGAGAACAGCTGTATCTGGGAACTGATTCACACAAAGTCAGAGCTAGAAGGCAGGccagaaacaatttttcagctgtgcagCAG TGACTCTGAGAACAAGACTAACATCGTGAAGGTGATCCGTTCTATTTTGCGGGAGAATTTCAGACGCCACATAAAGTGTGATCTACCTCTGGAGAAAACCTGTAAAGATCGCCTTGTCCCACTCAAGAACCGTGTGCCTGCAACAGCTAAACTGG cttccACAAGGTCTCTGAAGGTACTGAAGAGTTCACCCAGCAGTGAGTGGAACGGTGAGCAGGGGAAAGGCACCTTCCAGGATTCTGATGAGTCcagcctgagcagcagcactcagagcagcagctgccacacCACAGAGAGCATACAGGAGCCCAAAAACTCATCTCCTGAGAAGCATGTACAGAGCTGTGCCTCCGACTTTTCTAATGCTCTTGTCAAGGAATCTGATATTCTCAGTGATGATGACGATGACGACTATCAGAGCCTAAAGAAGGGCAGCCCTACTAAAGACATTGAAATACAGTTCCAGCAGCTGAAGATTTCAGAGGAACCTAGTACTGACTCTGAACAAGATCAAGCTgctgaaaaggaggaaggagatcGTTTCAAGACAGGAGACCATCCAAAGCTGGTGCGTGGCCACTTCTGCCCAGTGAAGCGAAAAGTAAACAGCACAAAGCGTAACAGAGGAACTTTGACAGCAATGCAAGAACGTCACCAATCCCTTGACAGTCACTCTGATGCTGCAAACTTGGATCTGAACTCTATTTTAGAAAGGGAATTTAGTGTCCAGAGTTTAACCTCTGTAGTTAATGAGGACTGTTTTTATGAAGCTGTGGAGAGGCATGGAAAATCCTAg